Proteins encoded within one genomic window of Deltaproteobacteria bacterium:
- a CDS encoding tetratricopeptide repeat protein translates to ETGETGETGETGETGETGVDLELYARELARAQKKYESGRFRGAISDFKRAIIANPEGVVAHIGIAQAYYDASNLALAVQHGKTAVELDPKQARAWLLLGTVYQEQGKKKPAAEAYQRYLDLKPDGEFAADVRAVLRMLQ, encoded by the coding sequence GGAGACCGGGGAGACCGGGGAGACCGGGGAGACTGGCGAGACCGGCGAGACCGGGGTCGACCTCGAGCTCTACGCTCGCGAGCTCGCCCGGGCGCAGAAGAAGTACGAGTCCGGCCGCTTCCGCGGCGCCATCTCCGACTTCAAGCGGGCGATCATCGCCAACCCCGAGGGGGTGGTGGCGCACATCGGCATCGCGCAGGCCTACTACGACGCCAGCAACCTCGCCCTGGCGGTGCAGCACGGCAAGACCGCCGTGGAGCTCGACCCGAAGCAGGCGCGCGCCTGGCTCCTCCTCGGCACCGTCTACCAGGAGCAGGGGAAGAAGAAGCCGGCCGCCGAGGCCTACCAGCGCTACCTCGATCTCAAGCCAGACGGAGAGTTCGCGGCGGACGTGCGTGCCGTGCTGCGGATGCTGCAGTAG